A single Pedobacter sp. PACM 27299 DNA region contains:
- a CDS encoding glycosyltransferase family 4 protein has translation MTKIAHIVGDLGRGGAERFVVDLCNELAEKAENEVYLISLCDNDPETTFVNEISDKVSYASFYKTPGFSMEVFLELTNWLVAEKMNVVHSHLNSLEYLLLYRLKRTETKFFHTIHSTAEAECPGRFLKFLRKNLYKRNLIRPIVVSKDGSESFRKYYRLENEIIIENGRPFLNRTAEYPGLLNKYKGAPNTSLLVHVGRIIKVKNQRLLIEAVQQFNAAEEQKCRLLIVGDVRDEPLHQKLLELTEGDHYIEFLGGRDNIVDYLSIADFFCLSSFYEGMPISLIEALSVGCISICTPVGGIKNMIDHEVTGFLSRDERLESYYQAIREAVFYADKPKIRENSRNIFKSTYHIGASEKKHSQTYNL, from the coding sequence ATGACTAAAATAGCACATATTGTAGGAGATTTAGGAAGAGGCGGCGCGGAACGTTTTGTGGTTGATTTATGTAATGAACTCGCAGAGAAGGCCGAAAATGAAGTGTACTTAATCTCACTTTGTGACAATGATCCAGAAACTACTTTTGTGAATGAAATCTCTGATAAAGTAAGCTACGCTTCATTTTACAAAACACCAGGATTTAGTATGGAAGTTTTTTTAGAATTGACCAACTGGCTGGTCGCAGAGAAAATGAATGTCGTTCATTCTCATTTAAACTCCTTAGAATATCTGCTGCTTTATAGGCTTAAAAGAACAGAAACGAAGTTTTTTCATACCATACATTCTACCGCAGAGGCGGAATGTCCAGGGCGCTTCCTGAAGTTCCTGAGAAAGAACCTCTATAAAAGAAATTTAATCAGACCAATCGTAGTTTCCAAAGATGGAAGTGAGTCCTTCCGTAAATACTATAGACTGGAAAACGAAATTATAATTGAGAATGGTAGGCCATTTCTAAACAGAACAGCTGAGTATCCAGGATTGCTGAATAAATACAAAGGGGCGCCTAATACCTCCCTTCTTGTTCATGTTGGCAGGATCATTAAAGTAAAAAACCAACGATTACTAATTGAAGCGGTGCAGCAGTTTAATGCCGCAGAAGAACAGAAATGCAGGCTGCTGATAGTCGGCGATGTGCGTGATGAGCCATTGCATCAAAAATTGCTGGAGCTCACAGAAGGGGATCATTACATCGAATTTCTGGGAGGAAGAGATAACATCGTGGATTACCTGAGTATCGCTGATTTCTTTTGCTTATCAAGTTTTTATGAAGGGATGCCTATTTCCTTGATTGAAGCGCTGTCTGTGGGTTGTATCTCTATTTGCACCCCTGTAGGTGGGATTAAGAATATGATTGACCATGAAGTTACAGGATTCTTAAGTAGGGACGAGAGGTTGGAGAGTTATTATCAGGCCATCCGGGAAGCCGTATTTTATGCTGATAAACCAAAAATAAGAGAGAATAGTAGAAATATATTCAAGTCAACCTATCATATTGGCGCTTCAGAAAAAAAACATAGCCAGACCTATAATCTATAG
- a CDS encoding nucleotide sugar dehydrogenase: MLDSRTKIGIIGLGYVGLPLAVEFAKQYKVLGFDINEERISELKSGYDHTLEIDTDLLNQVLTNTCTSEKGLFCTNDAELLKNCTIFIVTVPTPVDKNNRPNLMPLINASITVGGVLKAGDIVIYESTVYPGVTEDECVPVLAKISGLKFNIDFYAGYSPERINPGDKKHTVANILKITSGSTPEIAEIVDQLYKSIITAGTHKASCIKVAEAAKIIENAQRDINIAFVNELAMIFNRLGINTNEVLDAASTKWNFLNFRPGLVGGHCIGVDPYYLAQKAQEVGYHPEIILAGRRVNDGMGAYVADQLVKQMIQKDTHIVGAKVLVLGFTFKENCPDVRNTKVIDIINRLKEYNVEVTVHDPWANVVHAKHEYGIICENGESKTRKYDGILVAVAHQEFKSIELGRLCKKNTVVYDIKSLLPNASVDFRL; the protein is encoded by the coding sequence ATGCTAGATTCGCGTACTAAAATTGGTATTATCGGCCTCGGATATGTGGGGCTTCCCTTGGCAGTGGAATTCGCTAAGCAATATAAAGTATTGGGTTTCGATATAAATGAAGAGCGCATTTCCGAACTCAAGTCAGGATATGATCATACACTTGAAATAGATACTGATTTATTGAATCAGGTGCTGACCAATACCTGTACTTCTGAAAAGGGCTTATTCTGTACTAATGACGCTGAACTTCTAAAAAATTGTACCATTTTTATTGTTACCGTACCTACACCGGTAGATAAGAATAATCGCCCTAATCTGATGCCTTTAATTAATGCAAGTATCACTGTCGGCGGCGTTCTTAAAGCAGGGGATATCGTTATTTATGAATCAACAGTTTATCCCGGCGTTACAGAAGATGAATGTGTACCGGTGCTGGCTAAAATCTCTGGCCTTAAGTTTAATATTGATTTTTATGCAGGCTACTCTCCAGAACGGATTAATCCTGGCGACAAAAAGCATACAGTAGCAAATATTCTTAAAATAACTTCAGGTTCCACCCCTGAAATTGCAGAAATTGTGGACCAATTGTATAAATCGATCATTACAGCAGGCACTCATAAGGCTTCCTGTATTAAGGTTGCTGAAGCGGCTAAAATTATTGAAAATGCACAGCGTGATATTAATATTGCTTTTGTGAATGAATTGGCTATGATTTTTAATCGCTTAGGCATTAATACAAATGAAGTATTAGATGCTGCCAGCACCAAATGGAACTTTTTAAATTTCAGACCAGGTCTAGTTGGGGGGCATTGCATTGGTGTAGATCCTTATTACCTGGCGCAGAAAGCTCAGGAAGTAGGATATCATCCAGAAATTATCTTAGCTGGAAGAAGGGTAAATGATGGTATGGGCGCTTACGTAGCCGATCAGCTGGTGAAACAAATGATTCAAAAAGATACCCATATTGTTGGTGCAAAAGTGCTGGTATTGGGCTTCACATTTAAAGAGAACTGTCCGGATGTAAGAAATACTAAAGTTATTGACATCATCAACAGGTTAAAAGAATATAATGTAGAAGTAACTGTTCATGATCCATGGGCCAATGTGGTGCATGCAAAACATGAATATGGTATTATATGTGAAAATGGGGAGTCTAAAACCAGAAAATACGATGGGATACTAGTTGCGGTCGCCCATCAGGAGTTTAAAAGTATTGAGTTGGGTAGATTATGTAAAAAGAATACAGTGGTATATGATATTAAATCATTGCTCCCTAATGCATCAGTTGATTTCCGATTATAA
- a CDS encoding lipopolysaccharide biosynthesis protein encodes MITVILARILSPAEFGLIAMLSIFIVIGNSLLDGGLTSSLIRTTEVTQKDCSTVFYFNLIGSVLVYGILFLSAPFIARFYEQPILSNVVRVYGISLIINAFFGIQQTLLVKEMRFKTMTMIQIPSVIGGGIVGVFLAKMGYGAWSLVWMSLVTSLISTILHWYCSPWRPVMIFDSASFKSHFHYGYKLTLSSMIDKLYQNIYTIIIGKFYMPAQLGFYSRADSISQLPIGIISSAVNKVTFPMFVNLSHDNEQLVYVYRKVMLQVLFWMAPTLIALCVVAEPLFRLMLTDKWLPAVPYFQILCIAGITYPIHAYNLNILKVKGQTHLFLRLEMIKKVFCVIGILCVFPFGIYGLLYFQLFFSFFGLYINSIYTVRFINYPFVKQIVDILPTLFISGLVGITCFFFDKLLVAANFNDLFRIIVLGLSYFVGYFAASYLFKLSAIIDFKQLILKRLYQ; translated from the coding sequence TTGATCACTGTAATTCTTGCTAGAATCCTTTCTCCTGCAGAATTTGGTTTGATTGCAATGCTCTCTATTTTTATCGTAATCGGTAACTCCCTATTGGATGGTGGACTAACCTCCTCCTTAATTAGAACCACAGAAGTCACGCAAAAAGATTGCTCTACCGTCTTTTATTTTAACTTGATAGGCAGTGTATTGGTATATGGAATTTTGTTTTTATCCGCTCCTTTTATAGCCAGATTTTATGAACAGCCAATACTCAGTAATGTCGTTCGGGTATATGGAATCTCATTAATCATAAATGCCTTTTTTGGAATCCAGCAAACACTGCTGGTGAAGGAGATGAGGTTCAAAACAATGACTATGATTCAGATACCATCAGTAATAGGTGGTGGAATAGTAGGCGTTTTTTTAGCTAAAATGGGATATGGAGCCTGGAGTTTAGTGTGGATGAGTCTCGTTACTTCATTAATATCTACGATACTCCATTGGTATTGTTCTCCCTGGCGACCAGTAATGATATTTGATTCGGCCAGCTTTAAAAGCCATTTTCACTATGGCTATAAACTTACTTTATCTAGCATGATTGATAAGTTGTATCAGAATATCTATACCATCATTATAGGTAAATTCTATATGCCGGCCCAATTGGGTTTTTATTCAAGAGCCGATTCTATTAGTCAGCTGCCAATAGGTATCATCTCCTCAGCCGTAAATAAAGTCACTTTTCCAATGTTTGTAAACCTATCACACGACAATGAGCAGTTGGTATATGTGTATCGGAAAGTAATGCTGCAGGTGTTATTCTGGATGGCACCGACTTTAATTGCCCTCTGTGTGGTGGCTGAACCCTTATTTCGATTAATGCTGACTGATAAATGGCTTCCGGCCGTCCCATATTTTCAGATTTTATGCATCGCAGGGATCACTTATCCAATACATGCTTACAACTTAAATATTTTAAAGGTAAAAGGTCAAACTCATTTATTTTTGAGACTGGAAATGATAAAAAAGGTGTTTTGTGTAATCGGTATTCTTTGTGTATTTCCCTTTGGAATTTACGGTCTGCTTTACTTTCAATTGTTTTTCAGTTTTTTCGGCTTGTACATCAATTCAATTTATACAGTCAGGTTTATCAACTATCCTTTTGTAAAGCAAATAGTAGATATTCTACCCACTTTGTTCATTTCAGGGCTTGTAGGCATCACTTGCTTTTTTTTCGATAAGCTCCTTGTTGCTGCAAATTTTAATGATCTATTCAGAATTATAGTTTTAGGCCTCAGTTATTTTGTGGGTTACTTTGCTGCAAGTTACCTGTTTAAATTATCTGCAATTATTGATTTTAAACAACTCATCTTAAAAAGATTATATCAGTAA
- a CDS encoding sugar transferase — translation MYVKRVFDVVVAFFGVLMLLIPFVIVAILIIADSKGGVFYKQTRVGRDKVNFELLKFRTMYANSDQLGLLTVGDHDKRITKIGYWLRKHKVDELPQLLNVLKGDMSFVGPRPEVIKYVELYDLQQVQVLSVKPGITDWASIEFSEENELLAKSVDPESFYINEIIPSKIIQNLKYINKHDIWVDLTIIFLTLKKIMIR, via the coding sequence ATGTACGTTAAAAGAGTATTTGATGTCGTAGTTGCCTTTTTTGGGGTTTTAATGCTCCTGATTCCTTTTGTGATTGTTGCCATTTTAATTATCGCTGACTCAAAAGGAGGTGTTTTTTATAAGCAGACAAGGGTGGGAAGAGATAAGGTCAATTTTGAGTTGTTGAAGTTTAGAACCATGTATGCCAATTCTGATCAGTTGGGTTTACTAACTGTGGGCGATCACGATAAGCGAATAACAAAAATTGGATATTGGTTACGGAAGCATAAAGTTGATGAATTACCCCAGTTACTGAATGTTTTGAAGGGCGACATGAGTTTCGTAGGGCCAAGACCAGAGGTGATTAAATATGTGGAACTGTATGATTTACAGCAAGTGCAGGTGCTTTCTGTTAAACCTGGGATTACCGATTGGGCATCAATTGAGTTCTCCGAAGAAAATGAACTGCTGGCTAAATCTGTCGATCCGGAGAGTTTCTATATCAATGAGATCATCCCTTCCAAGATCATACAGAATTTAAAATATATCAATAAACATGATATCTGGGTCGACTTGACCATCATATTCCTGACGTTAAAAAAAATAATGATCAGGTAA
- a CDS encoding helix-turn-helix transcriptional regulator, with protein sequence MRSHVKLLLKPDKIIHPSFDQRVGLTSIPLKLAEATYITLADGDLLVQSISHHLVDIQLYDYRVAADFVVDFEATIDLFFMMAMQDDSPVIHEDDNEGIFEILGNSCMLSYLKAGKYQRSITTGNHQILLLSIKPDWFISKYGKMEELKEFIASFKSNELLNFRLPSFNITQQIFNSLKKLGNLYEHRDVEIDLHIFLNDCISRYLLKLRQGMVTVKYQQDKAKEIAEFVRKNYASKIVGDETELAERFMISTTMLIRLAKLAFDRPLHNHVIELRMHQGLKLLLTTQKTIQEISASVGYDDPKYFSRAFKKKFGLPPTEIRISIL encoded by the coding sequence ATGCGCTCTCACGTTAAATTACTTCTCAAACCAGACAAAATCATTCATCCCTCTTTCGATCAAAGAGTTGGTTTGACTTCAATTCCTTTAAAATTGGCAGAAGCCACCTATATAACTTTGGCTGATGGTGATCTATTAGTACAATCGATCAGCCATCACCTTGTTGACATTCAACTATATGATTACCGGGTGGCGGCAGATTTCGTTGTAGATTTCGAGGCTACTATAGATTTATTTTTTATGATGGCCATGCAGGATGATTCTCCTGTAATCCATGAGGACGACAATGAGGGCATCTTTGAAATACTGGGTAACAGCTGTATGCTTTCTTATCTTAAAGCAGGAAAATATCAACGAAGCATTACGACCGGAAACCATCAGATTCTGTTGCTCAGTATAAAACCTGATTGGTTCATTTCCAAATACGGTAAGATGGAAGAGTTAAAGGAGTTCATTGCTAGCTTTAAAAGCAATGAACTCCTGAATTTCAGATTACCCAGTTTTAATATCACCCAACAAATATTCAACAGTCTTAAAAAATTAGGTAACCTATATGAACATAGAGATGTAGAGATTGACCTACATATCTTTTTAAATGACTGTATTAGCAGATATCTCCTGAAGTTAAGGCAAGGAATGGTCACTGTCAAATATCAGCAGGATAAGGCAAAAGAAATTGCTGAATTTGTCAGAAAAAATTATGCAAGCAAGATTGTTGGTGATGAAACGGAATTAGCTGAACGATTTATGATATCCACCACGATGCTGATTAGGCTAGCGAAACTTGCTTTCGATAGACCATTACACAATCACGTCATTGAATTGCGCATGCACCAAGGGTTGAAATTACTGTTAACTACTCAAAAAACCATTCAGGAAATCTCTGCAAGTGTAGGCTACGACGATCCCAAATATTTTAGTCGCGCATTTAAAAAGAAATTTGGACTTCCACCTACTGAAATTAGAATCAGTATTCTTTAA
- a CDS encoding Crp/Fnr family transcriptional regulator: MKVLGTELNKSRLRLIMSKEIIPKMELLVGPLTEECREYIILNCRIKQVNKDQYLEESGSYDAGHLHYIYSGIAHSFYYDDETDKTFVTRLWKKDDILFDVKSFVNCEDRLENIQMLEDGEVISIGHFPLKNLLNKSPQLLTLSTHLQIERETYNKFYQQLLKSSVEERLVLFLKHNPTIINRINKDCIAQHLNVSRSRLSTAYAIYKQNRNS; this comes from the coding sequence ATGAAAGTACTTGGAACCGAATTAAATAAATCCAGATTGAGACTGATCATGAGCAAAGAAATAATTCCAAAAATGGAATTGTTGGTCGGTCCCTTAACTGAAGAATGTAGAGAATACATTATTTTAAATTGTCGGATTAAACAGGTAAATAAAGATCAGTACCTGGAAGAAAGCGGAAGTTATGACGCTGGTCATCTACACTATATTTACAGCGGAATAGCGCATAGCTTTTATTATGATGATGAAACCGACAAAACATTTGTCACACGTCTTTGGAAAAAAGATGACATCCTATTTGATGTAAAAAGTTTCGTAAACTGTGAAGACAGATTAGAGAATATCCAAATGCTGGAAGACGGCGAAGTCATCTCTATAGGCCATTTCCCCTTAAAAAACTTACTCAACAAATCTCCGCAGCTGCTCACGCTCTCTACACATTTACAGATAGAAAGGGAAACTTATAATAAGTTTTATCAGCAGCTGCTTAAATCATCTGTAGAAGAAAGACTTGTTCTATTCTTAAAGCACAACCCAACTATTATTAACAGAATCAATAAAGATTGTATTGCACAGCACCTAAATGTCTCTAGATCTAGGCTAAGTACAGCATACGCTATATACAAGCAAAACAGAAACAGCTGA
- a CDS encoding class I SAM-dependent methyltransferase — MLKYNTVIVEDKKLKDIVDWDVVNWAKALDYWEKNADLKNKGYNCLELGTANGGLSLWLSLHQNKVLCTDLLPPKENARSIHKKYNCDSNIEYAAMDALNIPFESHFDIVVFKSILGGISQNGKDENKLKTLNEIHKALKPGGKLLFAENLEASLFHKMLRKKYGTPDWNYVRLNEIEEIFQSFKNVSFTTVGFFGCLGRNEKQRNILGRIDNQIEKMIPQKMHYIMIGIAYK; from the coding sequence ATGTTAAAATATAATACGGTAATCGTGGAAGATAAAAAACTCAAGGACATCGTAGACTGGGACGTTGTAAACTGGGCAAAGGCCCTGGATTATTGGGAGAAAAATGCGGACTTAAAAAACAAAGGGTACAATTGTCTGGAGCTTGGGACGGCAAATGGTGGACTATCATTATGGCTGTCGCTCCATCAGAATAAGGTGCTGTGTACAGATCTATTGCCGCCAAAAGAAAACGCACGAAGTATTCACAAAAAATACAACTGTGATTCTAATATTGAATACGCGGCAATGGATGCCTTAAATATCCCTTTTGAAAGTCATTTCGATATTGTTGTGTTTAAATCAATTCTTGGTGGGATCAGTCAAAATGGAAAAGATGAAAACAAATTAAAAACCTTAAATGAAATACATAAAGCACTTAAGCCAGGGGGGAAGCTGTTATTCGCGGAAAATTTGGAAGCTTCACTATTTCACAAGATGCTAAGGAAGAAATACGGTACACCTGATTGGAACTATGTGCGATTGAATGAAATAGAGGAGATTTTTCAGTCCTTTAAAAATGTATCTTTTACTACTGTAGGTTTTTTTGGCTGTCTGGGTAGAAATGAAAAACAAAGAAATATTCTTGGTAGGATAGACAACCAAATTGAAAAGATGATTCCCCAAAAAATGCACTATATCATGATTGGTATCGCTTACAAATAG
- a CDS encoding helix-turn-helix domain-containing protein, with amino-acid sequence MKNIARLLNDLNNMTPLSAGFWNEIQPLMTERHKKTGYLFLEPGQIANKAWHLITGFILTIRTDSDGEEIVERIYYPNDIVTDLESFFELVPVRFKFRAVGEVTVLEIKRSGVMKLEQFPETIKLIQHIAFVEKKSTEETLQMLRLPEEDRVKFFLENYPVSDLPAHYGASFLNLSLNNYLTQVRHLASSNQIKTKASDAIPEHTKSIAYKIMGYLISNYAEPEIGDTKKIAAMFNMTSVTLNRLFTKTFGFTVHKFITKQRMTNAEKLLKNEMLTVGKVALAVGYKNIFHFSKVFKSYYGYPPKQDKQRKHSQ; translated from the coding sequence ATGAAAAATATTGCTCGTTTATTGAATGACTTAAATAACATGACTCCGCTTTCGGCTGGATTCTGGAATGAAATACAGCCATTAATGACCGAGAGACACAAAAAAACGGGTTATTTATTTCTAGAACCCGGGCAAATAGCCAATAAAGCATGGCATTTGATAACCGGTTTTATTTTAACCATCCGGACAGATTCAGATGGTGAAGAAATTGTAGAAAGGATTTATTATCCCAATGACATTGTAACAGACCTGGAAAGCTTTTTCGAACTGGTTCCTGTACGTTTTAAGTTCAGGGCAGTTGGAGAGGTTACTGTCCTTGAAATCAAAAGGTCAGGTGTAATGAAGCTAGAACAGTTCCCAGAAACCATTAAACTCATCCAACATATTGCTTTCGTTGAGAAGAAAAGCACAGAAGAAACCCTCCAAATGCTTCGTCTTCCGGAAGAAGATCGTGTCAAATTTTTCTTAGAAAACTACCCCGTGAGTGATTTACCAGCACATTATGGCGCCTCTTTTCTCAACCTATCATTGAATAATTACTTAACACAGGTACGGCATCTCGCCTCTTCCAACCAGATCAAAACAAAAGCATCTGATGCTATACCTGAGCACACAAAGAGTATTGCCTATAAAATAATGGGCTACCTAATCTCCAATTATGCTGAGCCTGAAATTGGAGATACCAAAAAAATCGCAGCCATGTTTAACATGACCAGCGTAACTTTAAACAGGTTATTTACTAAAACCTTTGGTTTTACCGTACATAAGTTTATTACCAAACAAAGAATGACCAATGCGGAAAAGCTCTTAAAAAACGAAATGCTTACGGTAGGGAAAGTGGCATTAGCCGTTGGCTACAAAAACATATTTCATTTTAGCAAAGTTTTCAAAAGCTATTATGGTTATCCTCCAAAGCAAGACAAACAACGAAAACATTCCCAATAG
- a CDS encoding glycosyltransferase family 2 protein, producing METNDQEVMVSVSCLTYNHEQYIAQAIEGFLMQKTKFKFEVLVGEDCSTDGTRKIVEFYQKNYPEIIKMVTSEKNVGLKDNFNRIVKQAKGKYMAMCEGDDFWTDPYKLQKQIDFLENNPDYIICCHYSKIIDQHGETLYVHPNPVSLEFGYEDILQGNKDETFTATLIYRTSLDVTHMGNQDWYLKCHAPDKFLKLYATAVTGKKIYVMPEVMSCYRKHVGGVWSMVDPQVIRGRMLSDFNVIIKNFKYPTSLKWKLLRVYSKNYLRHDIRHLQLNNAISTIKYLLLY from the coding sequence ATGGAAACAAATGATCAAGAAGTTATGGTTAGCGTGAGCTGCCTAACCTACAATCATGAGCAGTATATTGCTCAGGCAATTGAAGGGTTTCTAATGCAAAAAACAAAATTCAAATTTGAAGTTCTGGTCGGTGAGGATTGCTCAACTGATGGGACCAGGAAAATTGTAGAATTTTATCAGAAAAACTATCCTGAAATCATTAAAATGGTTACCTCTGAAAAGAATGTAGGATTAAAAGATAATTTTAACCGAATCGTTAAACAGGCCAAAGGAAAATATATGGCAATGTGTGAAGGTGATGACTTCTGGACGGACCCTTATAAACTTCAAAAACAAATTGATTTTTTAGAGAATAACCCGGATTATATCATCTGCTGTCATTATTCGAAAATTATTGACCAGCATGGTGAAACTCTTTATGTACATCCAAACCCGGTAAGTCTGGAATTTGGTTATGAAGATATTTTACAAGGAAACAAAGATGAAACCTTTACCGCAACATTGATCTATAGAACCAGCCTGGATGTAACCCACATGGGGAATCAGGACTGGTACCTTAAATGCCATGCACCAGATAAGTTCTTGAAATTATACGCTACAGCAGTTACCGGAAAGAAAATTTATGTCATGCCGGAAGTAATGAGCTGCTATAGGAAACATGTTGGCGGGGTTTGGAGCATGGTAGATCCCCAGGTCATTAGAGGCCGGATGCTCAGCGACTTTAATGTGATCATAAAAAACTTTAAATATCCGACCTCATTAAAATGGAAACTGCTGAGGGTATATTCTAAAAACTATCTGCGCCATGACATCAGGCATTTACAGCTGAACAACGCGATTAGCACTATCAAATACCTTTTACTTTACTAA
- a CDS encoding glycosyltransferase, giving the protein MKKLKLFFVINSLTAGGAERVVTNLANYFNQEGFPVTMVCLNYKAPVYRVDQGVKLVYLTNRANKDHLFYRFWFAMLTFFKLLRLLMKEKPGCVISFMTSANLWAGLTCSLTGTPFIVSERTTPDNTINKFNFALKWIYSLIYSKSKAIVIPAKAMEDCLKKNKSFQKLNNFYLIKNYVNVFQLPGLEQVHYKKFILGVGRLSYEKGFDQLIEAYSKIHTPEIDLVIAGDGDDRDLLLEKIRSLGLSNQVQLIGAKENLQDYYQQAELFVLPSRNEGYPNALIEAMSMGCPSIAMDCEFGPAEIIENRKNGILVEDKNINMLAASMSEVLNDAVFKNRLSKGGKLIGKTNSQQAITSKWQDLILS; this is encoded by the coding sequence ATGAAAAAGCTCAAACTTTTTTTTGTAATTAATTCCCTCACTGCAGGTGGTGCAGAGCGCGTGGTGACCAACCTGGCCAACTATTTTAATCAGGAAGGCTTTCCCGTGACTATGGTTTGCCTTAATTATAAAGCGCCGGTTTATAGGGTAGATCAAGGAGTTAAGCTTGTATATCTGACGAATCGGGCAAACAAAGACCACCTGTTTTATCGCTTTTGGTTCGCGATGCTGACTTTCTTTAAATTGCTGCGCCTTTTGATGAAGGAGAAACCTGGTTGTGTCATCTCTTTTATGACCTCAGCTAATCTATGGGCAGGTTTAACCTGCAGTTTAACAGGTACTCCATTTATAGTTTCTGAGCGTACTACACCAGACAATACCATTAACAAGTTTAATTTTGCCTTGAAATGGATTTATTCCCTGATCTACAGCAAATCTAAAGCAATCGTCATACCTGCAAAAGCTATGGAGGACTGTTTGAAGAAAAATAAGTCTTTTCAAAAACTGAATAATTTTTATCTGATTAAAAACTATGTCAATGTTTTTCAACTGCCAGGTCTGGAACAGGTTCATTATAAAAAATTTATCCTCGGCGTTGGTCGACTTTCCTATGAAAAAGGCTTTGACCAGTTAATAGAGGCCTACAGTAAAATACATACTCCAGAAATTGATCTGGTTATCGCTGGCGATGGAGACGATCGTGACCTCCTGTTGGAGAAAATCAGAAGTCTTGGCCTATCTAATCAGGTGCAGTTGATTGGTGCTAAAGAGAATTTACAGGACTATTACCAGCAAGCAGAATTATTTGTACTTCCCTCCAGAAATGAAGGTTATCCGAATGCCTTAATTGAGGCGATGAGCATGGGCTGCCCTAGTATCGCGATGGATTGTGAATTTGGGCCCGCTGAGATCATCGAAAATAGGAAAAACGGTATCCTGGTAGAAGATAAAAATATAAATATGCTGGCCGCGTCTATGTCAGAGGTTTTAAACGACGCAGTATTTAAAAATAGGCTTTCCAAAGGCGGGAAATTAATCGGTAAAACTAACTCTCAACAAGCCATTACCTCAAAATGGCAGGACTTAATATTGAGCTAA
- a CDS encoding MauE/DoxX family redox-associated membrane protein, with the protein METTLRKQPRLYLSEKTKEIIVDCICYAFIILFVYTASSKLQDYAVFQRGLSHSVLLKPYSVMLAWLIPAVEILISMLLIIPKTRRYGLVSSLLIMIAFTSYLIYMISYGGPKTCGCGGVIQSLTWVQHIWFNISFIFLAGIALMFIRRK; encoded by the coding sequence ATGGAAACAACATTGAGAAAGCAACCAAGATTGTATTTATCAGAAAAGACTAAGGAGATTATTGTCGATTGCATTTGCTATGCGTTTATAATTCTGTTTGTCTATACAGCGAGTAGTAAGCTGCAAGATTACGCTGTTTTTCAAAGAGGATTGAGCCATTCTGTATTGCTAAAGCCATACTCTGTTATGTTGGCCTGGTTAATTCCAGCAGTTGAAATATTGATCAGTATGCTGCTAATTATTCCTAAAACGAGAAGATATGGATTGGTTTCCTCTCTGCTGATCATGATCGCGTTTACAAGTTACTTAATATACATGATCAGCTATGGTGGACCTAAAACCTGTGGATGTGGTGGGGTAATTCAATCGCTTACCTGGGTCCAGCACATCTGGTTTAACATCTCATTTATATTTTTAGCGGGTATTGCCCTAATGTTTATTAGGAGAAAATAA
- a CDS encoding helix-turn-helix domain-containing protein gives MTPNKGDVIERVVRKKIGISELSRKLQVSRTAIYNWFEYGQINLDTICKIGQAIDHDFTKEFPEEFANAQHSTADLGITPTENNDGSKNVDYWINKYVSLLEQYNDLLLELNYPDSKTNSIQLKAGISENFSNHR, from the coding sequence ATGACACCTAATAAAGGAGATGTGATCGAGCGTGTAGTACGTAAAAAGATCGGCATTAGTGAGCTTTCCAGGAAGCTTCAAGTGAGTAGAACAGCCATCTACAACTGGTTTGAATATGGCCAGATTAATCTGGACACAATTTGCAAGATTGGCCAGGCTATAGACCATGATTTCACAAAAGAATTTCCAGAGGAATTTGCTAATGCGCAGCACTCAACCGCAGATTTAGGCATTACTCCAACAGAAAATAATGATGGTTCGAAAAATGTAGATTATTGGATTAACAAATACGTGAGTCTGTTGGAACAATACAATGACTTGCTCCTAGAGCTCAACTATCCGGATTCAAAAACAAATTCCATCCAACTGAAGGCAGGGATTTCTGAAAATTTCAGTAATCATCGATAA